One genomic window of Blastopirellula retiformator includes the following:
- a CDS encoding YfhO family protein, translating into MSNRARRLRHAFVPLIPLTALLVLFFGPAIFGSASFVFRDAAHFYYPLFAFTQSVWGEGRIPMWNPYDGVGMPLLAEPSASVFYPGKLLFALPIAFPTALRLYVIGHFGLAYLTSYNAARRLGISRSGAILTAISYSFGGYVVATHANVIFLVGAAWAPLALLAGVRLASDVPNSPLIFSTDCVIARMRSQNNDVSRYLASREELCSEPGEVGKCHDGIFQQAAKKSAAPLLALSLAMMILGGDPQAAFHLALVAGCFFLCRHWRSLRTPLLFVRRGVPLAAAILLAAGLAAVQILPTMQWAARSRRSLVNQPRTIYSYAQRALLGEEVSADVLLGKVEQGTHEREAYQFSLGPWRWPELIWANFGGKMYPRNQRWTNAIPAEGRVWAPSLYVGGTSIVLAMIGGWTLRRQTLGKLLMALTAIGVIGSLGWYGIGWLLIELGHDLRLWSKESLGVGEPFGGLYWLLNCGLPGYASFRYPAKLWLLAALAGSLLTGFGFDAERERGFRWLTRLMLVLAAISCIALSSATLLKAKIIAAASDLPPDLLFGPLDGAAAAVDLQLGISLSIVAAVIVIAVTFLGRSRPAIIAPLLVALMVADLYVGLSWTIATAPDSLWESCAYSAEYQTANRWYRRLSANDYPPEFADKTSADRQVEGLRFDRRSLFPRYYLLEKVGSIVPSNSLAPADYTLLLDTLRAERTDFEMAELLSAAGVIRLDRDYPSGQMMLHGPRPKAIPMAWIADGQRSFPLDDLRSGAIWREAADALNQRQGRLVLLHDEETAPQLSGPSRNEIIDQIVYDRVHDDVIELDVSLAKPSYVVVQEYYDAGWVAEIELEDGQTITAPTERANVVFQAIALPAGRHQVTLRYAPPSFYWGASISLASVLALALWAAFACRPRK; encoded by the coding sequence ATGTCCAATCGAGCTCGCCGCTTACGTCACGCCTTCGTTCCGCTGATCCCGCTGACGGCGCTGCTCGTTCTATTCTTCGGCCCGGCCATCTTCGGCAGCGCCAGTTTCGTCTTTCGCGACGCAGCCCATTTCTATTACCCGCTGTTCGCGTTCACGCAGTCGGTTTGGGGCGAAGGTCGGATCCCGATGTGGAATCCGTACGACGGCGTCGGCATGCCGCTCTTGGCCGAACCGTCGGCCAGCGTCTTTTATCCAGGCAAACTGTTGTTCGCGCTGCCGATCGCGTTCCCGACGGCGCTTCGTCTCTACGTGATCGGTCACTTCGGCCTCGCCTACCTCACGTCGTACAACGCCGCTCGGCGGCTTGGAATATCTCGGTCCGGCGCGATCCTAACGGCGATTAGCTATAGCTTTGGCGGGTATGTCGTGGCGACGCATGCCAATGTGATCTTTCTAGTCGGCGCCGCTTGGGCGCCGCTCGCCCTATTGGCCGGAGTGCGCCTGGCCAGCGACGTTCCTAACAGTCCGTTGATTTTCTCGACGGACTGCGTGATCGCACGGATGCGATCCCAAAATAACGACGTAAGTCGTTATTTGGCGAGCCGCGAAGAGCTATGCTCTGAGCCTGGCGAGGTTGGAAAATGCCACGATGGCATTTTTCAACAGGCAGCTAAGAAGTCCGCGGCCCCGTTGCTTGCCCTGAGCCTGGCGATGATGATCTTGGGAGGCGATCCGCAAGCGGCTTTTCACCTGGCGTTGGTCGCCGGCTGCTTCTTCCTTTGCAGACATTGGCGATCGCTCCGCACTCCCCTGCTCTTTGTGCGGCGCGGCGTTCCCTTGGCCGCGGCCATTCTGTTGGCGGCGGGTCTTGCAGCGGTGCAGATCCTCCCAACCATGCAGTGGGCGGCCCGCAGTCGACGATCGCTGGTCAATCAGCCGCGAACCATCTACAGCTACGCCCAACGTGCACTACTGGGCGAAGAAGTTTCGGCCGACGTTCTACTCGGTAAAGTCGAACAGGGAACGCATGAACGGGAAGCGTATCAATTCAGCCTGGGGCCGTGGCGGTGGCCCGAGCTGATCTGGGCCAACTTCGGCGGCAAGATGTATCCCCGGAATCAGCGTTGGACGAACGCGATACCGGCCGAAGGGCGCGTCTGGGCGCCTTCGCTTTACGTTGGCGGTACGTCGATCGTACTCGCGATGATCGGCGGGTGGACGCTCCGTCGGCAGACGCTTGGCAAACTCCTCATGGCACTGACTGCGATCGGCGTGATCGGCTCGCTTGGCTGGTACGGAATCGGTTGGCTGCTGATCGAACTGGGGCATGACCTTCGGCTGTGGAGCAAAGAGAGCCTTGGCGTCGGCGAGCCGTTTGGCGGTCTCTATTGGCTGCTCAACTGCGGCCTGCCCGGCTACGCTTCGTTTCGCTATCCGGCGAAGCTCTGGCTACTGGCGGCCCTGGCCGGAAGCTTGCTTACCGGTTTTGGTTTCGACGCCGAACGAGAGCGTGGCTTTCGCTGGCTAACGCGATTGATGTTGGTGTTGGCCGCCATTTCTTGCATCGCACTAAGCAGCGCGACGCTGCTAAAAGCAAAGATCATTGCGGCGGCCTCCGACCTACCTCCGGACTTGTTGTTCGGGCCGCTTGACGGTGCGGCAGCCGCCGTCGATTTGCAGCTGGGCATTTCGCTTTCGATCGTTGCCGCCGTGATCGTCATCGCGGTGACGTTTTTAGGAAGGAGTCGACCAGCGATCATCGCACCGCTGCTGGTCGCGTTGATGGTCGCCGACCTGTACGTCGGCTTATCATGGACCATCGCCACGGCGCCTGACTCGCTATGGGAGTCGTGCGCGTACTCGGCCGAATACCAAACCGCCAACCGTTGGTATCGCCGTCTCTCGGCCAATGACTATCCGCCGGAGTTCGCTGACAAAACGTCGGCCGATCGCCAGGTTGAAGGACTCCGCTTCGATCGGCGAAGTCTCTTTCCGCGGTACTATTTGCTAGAGAAGGTTGGCTCGATCGTTCCATCGAACTCGCTCGCGCCGGCCGACTACACGCTGCTGCTCGATACGCTTCGTGCGGAACGGACCGACTTTGAGATGGCCGAATTATTGTCCGCCGCCGGGGTGATTCGACTTGATCGCGATTACCCGAGCGGCCAGATGATGCTCCATGGTCCACGCCCCAAGGCGATTCCGATGGCGTGGATCGCCGATGGACAACGGTCGTTCCCGCTAGATGACCTACGTAGCGGCGCCATTTGGCGGGAAGCGGCTGACGCCCTCAATCAGCGACAAGGAAGACTGGTCCTGTTACACGACGAGGAAACGGCGCCACAACTCTCGGGACCGTCGCGGAACGAGATCATTGATCAGATCGTCTACGACCGCGTCCATGACGACGTCATCGAGCTCGACGTCTCCCTCGCCAAGCCCTCCTATGTGGTCGTGCAGGAATACTACGACGCCGGTTGGGTGGCGGAAATTGAACTCGAAGATGGCCAGACGATCACCGCGCCAACCGAGCGGGCCAACGTCGTCTTCCAAGCGATTGCGCTGCCCGCCGGCAGACATCAGGTGACGCTCAGGTACGCTCCGCCGTCGTTCTACTGGGGAGCGTCCATTTCGCTGGCAAGCGTACTAGCGCTCGCACTCTGGGCAGCCTTCGCATGTCGCCCGCGCAAATAA
- a CDS encoding elongation factor G, producing MSTRLEASVRDIVLCGHGSTGKTSLVDRILESTHEVEGRHSVDDGTSVTDFEPEERLHHYSVDAALAHFRHRGVRFNCIDAPGYPDFIGQTISAMRGADTAVIVIDAHAGIAVNTRRVYAEAERAGLGRIIVINKMDIENVDYPSLLDSIRQTFGAQCIPFNVPCAQGGHFDRVVGVMDDSADRSGALVDPGEFRQPLIEAAIEADEAWMERYFDGEIPSRAELADLIPHAVAAGALVPIVSCSIKSGVGFPELLDALAVCSVPPSMMHRSALGPDGQPVEIDGDPDGPLAAQVFKTRIDPFVQKLSYIRVYNGTLHKDELIHLTNGSRKGVKIGQLLEVQGAELRPVDEAHPGDIVAVAKIEYLHTGVNEGELKLPEIDFPEPMVGVAIRPKSRNDEAKLAAALHKLVEEDPTVRIEHDPQTHEVVLRGMSDLHLCLLQERLLRRDHVEIETHEPQIPYHETIQSEAEGSFRHKKQTGGRGQFAEVHVRVFPLPRGTDIEQFATKSRFPHMKHRRYLPEYNFLWIDSIVGGSIPGNFLPAIEKGFLERLNQGVLAGCQIQNLCVEVFFGKYHPVDSSEAAFKIAGSKVLRDVFKKANPVLLEPMAELEITVPEGMMGDVYSDLSTRRGQVLGAQSDSPGYQTICATVPLAEVMTYARTLSSMTGGQGSYSMRFSHYDAAPPNVQMAVLRQSGQVEEDDS from the coding sequence ATGTCTACCCGTCTTGAGGCAAGCGTCCGCGATATTGTACTGTGCGGTCATGGCTCAACTGGAAAAACGAGCCTGGTTGACCGCATTCTCGAGTCGACCCACGAAGTCGAAGGTCGTCACAGCGTCGACGACGGCACCAGCGTCACCGACTTTGAGCCCGAAGAAAGACTGCATCACTACTCGGTCGATGCGGCGCTGGCTCACTTCCGCCACCGCGGCGTCCGCTTTAATTGCATCGACGCTCCTGGCTATCCCGATTTCATCGGCCAAACGATCTCGGCCATGCGCGGCGCTGATACCGCCGTGATCGTCATCGACGCCCATGCCGGCATCGCCGTCAACACCCGCCGCGTCTACGCCGAAGCGGAGCGAGCCGGGCTCGGACGAATCATCGTCATTAACAAGATGGACATCGAAAACGTCGACTATCCGTCCCTGCTCGACTCGATTCGCCAGACGTTCGGCGCCCAGTGTATTCCGTTCAACGTCCCCTGCGCCCAAGGTGGTCACTTTGATCGCGTCGTCGGCGTGATGGATGATTCCGCCGACCGTAGCGGAGCGTTGGTCGATCCCGGCGAATTCCGGCAACCGCTGATCGAAGCGGCGATCGAAGCGGATGAGGCCTGGATGGAACGCTATTTTGATGGCGAAATCCCGAGTCGGGCTGAGCTGGCCGACTTGATCCCGCATGCCGTCGCCGCCGGGGCATTGGTTCCGATCGTCAGCTGCTCGATCAAGTCAGGCGTCGGTTTTCCGGAGTTGCTTGATGCGCTCGCCGTCTGCTCGGTGCCGCCGTCGATGATGCATCGCAGCGCTCTGGGCCCCGATGGTCAGCCGGTTGAAATCGATGGCGATCCTGATGGACCGCTGGCCGCGCAGGTCTTCAAAACGCGGATTGATCCGTTCGTTCAGAAGCTGTCGTACATTCGCGTCTATAACGGCACGCTCCACAAGGACGAGTTGATTCATCTGACCAACGGCAGTCGCAAAGGGGTGAAGATCGGTCAATTGCTGGAAGTGCAGGGCGCCGAACTTCGTCCGGTCGACGAAGCGCATCCCGGCGATATCGTCGCGGTCGCCAAGATCGAATATCTGCATACCGGCGTTAACGAAGGCGAATTGAAACTGCCGGAGATCGACTTTCCCGAACCGATGGTCGGCGTCGCGATCCGTCCGAAAAGCCGCAACGACGAAGCGAAGCTCGCCGCGGCGCTGCATAAGCTGGTCGAAGAAGATCCGACTGTGCGAATCGAGCATGATCCGCAAACGCATGAAGTGGTCTTGCGCGGCATGAGCGATTTGCATCTCTGTCTGTTGCAAGAGCGACTCTTGCGGCGCGATCATGTCGAGATCGAAACGCACGAGCCGCAGATTCCGTATCACGAGACCATTCAAAGCGAAGCGGAAGGTTCGTTCCGGCACAAGAAGCAGACGGGCGGGCGAGGCCAGTTCGCCGAAGTCCACGTGCGGGTCTTCCCGTTACCGCGCGGTACCGACATCGAGCAGTTCGCCACCAAGAGTCGCTTTCCCCACATGAAGCATCGGCGCTACCTGCCGGAGTACAACTTCCTGTGGATCGATTCCATTGTTGGCGGATCGATCCCTGGCAACTTCCTGCCGGCGATTGAGAAGGGTTTTCTGGAACGGCTGAACCAAGGGGTGTTGGCCGGTTGTCAGATTCAGAACCTGTGCGTTGAAGTCTTCTTTGGTAAGTACCATCCGGTCGACAGTTCGGAAGCGGCGTTCAAGATCGCCGGCTCGAAGGTGCTGCGAGACGTGTTCAAGAAGGCGAATCCGGTGCTGCTAGAGCCAATGGCCGAACTGGAGATCACGGTGCCTGAGGGGATGATGGGAGACGTTTACAGCGATCTCTCGACCCGCCGCGGTCAGGTGCTGGGCGCCCAGAGCGACAGTCCCGGATATCAAACGATTTGCGCGACCGTGCCGCTGGCCGAGGTCATGACCTACGCTAGAACGCTGTCGAGTATGACCGGCGGCCAGGGATCGTACTCGATGCGATTTAGCCATTACGACGCTGCTCCGCCGAACGTCCAAATGGCCGTTCTGCGTCAGTCGGGACAGGTCGAGGAAGACGATTCGTAA
- a CDS encoding serine O-acetyltransferase, translating into MASDAKLKEDLPSLTDRIVSTYKQVGGINYLGHCPLPNYDIVVSTLEDLKEIIYPGYRRREGLHMGNITYHVGDLIDGLHDKLTTQIARALEHDERLQRERGECDPDASIDYEAKGQAMAIEMLNRLPKLREQLATDVQAAYDGDPACRSLDEVIFCYPGLEAITVYRIAHELYVLGVPFIPRMMTEWAHKQTGIDIHPGATIGNYFFIDHGTGVVIGQTCEIGEHVKLYQGVTLGALSFDTDSDGNLVRGMKRHPTIQDHVVIYANATVLGGRTVVGHDSVIASSVWLTRSVEAHTTVLLEKPRLRLRSEAPEEELTEEVNFQI; encoded by the coding sequence ATGGCCTCTGACGCAAAGCTTAAAGAAGATCTTCCTTCGCTGACCGACCGCATTGTCTCCACCTACAAGCAGGTAGGTGGGATCAACTATCTCGGTCATTGCCCGCTGCCGAACTACGACATCGTCGTTTCGACCCTGGAAGATCTGAAGGAAATCATTTATCCAGGCTATCGCCGTCGCGAAGGCCTGCACATGGGCAACATCACGTACCATGTCGGCGACCTGATCGACGGGTTGCATGACAAGTTAACGACGCAGATTGCCCGGGCCTTGGAGCACGACGAACGCTTACAGCGAGAAAGGGGCGAGTGCGACCCCGATGCGTCGATCGACTACGAAGCCAAAGGTCAGGCGATGGCGATCGAAATGCTCAATCGTCTGCCGAAATTGCGTGAGCAATTGGCGACCGACGTGCAGGCCGCCTACGACGGCGACCCCGCCTGTCGCAGTTTAGACGAAGTGATCTTCTGCTATCCTGGGCTAGAAGCGATCACGGTCTATCGGATTGCTCACGAACTGTATGTCTTGGGCGTGCCGTTCATCCCGCGGATGATGACCGAGTGGGCCCACAAGCAAACCGGTATCGATATTCACCCCGGCGCCACGATCGGCAACTACTTCTTTATCGACCACGGCACCGGCGTGGTGATCGGGCAGACGTGCGAGATCGGCGAACATGTGAAGCTCTACCAGGGCGTGACCTTGGGCGCCTTGTCGTTTGACACCGATTCGGACGGCAACCTGGTTCGCGGCATGAAGCGTCATCCGACGATTCAGGATCACGTCGTTATTTACGCCAATGCGACGGTTTTGGGAGGACGCACGGTTGTTGGTCACGACTCGGTGATCGCTTCGAGCGTCTGGCTGACCCGCAGTGTCGAAGCGCATACGACGGTCCTGCTCGAAAAGCCGCGACTCCGCCTCCGTAGCGAAGCGCCGGAAGAAGAGCTGACCGAAGAAGTCAACTTCCAGATCTAG
- the hisA gene encoding 1-(5-phosphoribosyl)-5-[(5-phosphoribosylamino)methylideneamino]imidazole-4-carboxamide isomerase, with protein sequence MQIWPAIDLRGGKCVRLQQGDYNRETVFGDDPADMAKRWVEQGAECLHLVDLDGAKDGQVSNRDAIAQILKAVDIPCELGGGIRDEETIKTLLDLGMSRLVIGSKAVREPDWFEEMCTRYPDKLALGIDARDGLAATDGWLETSNVSAITLAQKYEHLPIAAVIYTDIATDGMMAGPNVPAMAEMKASIRFPVVASGGVTTVEDVTQLAAAGLDGAIVGRTLYEGKMTVSAAVEAARAALL encoded by the coding sequence ATGCAGATTTGGCCCGCCATTGATCTTCGGGGCGGTAAATGCGTTCGCCTTCAACAAGGCGATTACAACCGAGAAACTGTCTTCGGCGATGACCCGGCCGACATGGCCAAGCGGTGGGTCGAGCAAGGCGCCGAGTGTCTGCATCTGGTTGATCTCGACGGCGCCAAAGATGGCCAGGTCAGCAACCGCGACGCGATCGCCCAAATCTTGAAGGCGGTCGACATTCCGTGCGAACTGGGTGGCGGCATCCGCGACGAAGAAACGATCAAGACGCTGCTTGATCTCGGCATGTCTCGCCTGGTGATCGGCAGCAAGGCGGTGCGCGAGCCTGACTGGTTTGAAGAGATGTGCACGCGTTATCCCGACAAGTTGGCGCTTGGCATCGATGCCCGCGACGGTTTGGCGGCGACCGATGGTTGGCTTGAAACGAGCAACGTCTCGGCGATCACGCTGGCCCAAAAATACGAACATCTGCCGATTGCGGCAGTGATTTATACCGATATCGCGACCGACGGCATGATGGCCGGTCCCAACGTCCCGGCGATGGCGGAAATGAAAGCGTCGATTCGCTTTCCGGTCGTCGCCTCCGGCGGCGTGACCACCGTCGAAGACGTCACGCAATTGGCGGCCGCCGGCCTCGACGGCGCGATCGTCGGACGAACTTTGTATGAAGGAAAAATGACCGTATCGGCCGCTGTGGAAGCGGCTCGAGCGGCCCTTTTATAG
- the atpG gene encoding ATP synthase F1 subunit gamma, whose translation MANPRALDKRRKSVRNIRKITRTMELIATARYKQAMDRAAAATAYTDRITQIVKDLTSSSLDFTHPLLEQHASHDNATLLVLTSNRGLCGGYNGGLCRATFPHVIDLKKEYGNLRLEIAGKKGIGLFRSQRKLEADETFTHFEDKPRYEEVEVIANRYLQEYVSGKLDRLDVSYTKFISSSKQIPVIETLLPLSSLEGAGEEEATGESMYEFMPSAESILEEVVPTSFKVKLFKCFLDAAVSEQIARMVAMKSATENASDLIKQLSREYNRARQGRITNEIMEIIGGVEALNN comes from the coding sequence ATGGCTAACCCACGAGCACTCGATAAACGCCGCAAGTCGGTCCGCAACATTCGCAAGATTACTCGGACGATGGAATTGATCGCGACTGCGCGATACAAGCAGGCGATGGATCGTGCCGCGGCGGCGACCGCCTACACCGATCGCATCACGCAGATTGTGAAGGACCTGACGTCGTCGAGCCTGGACTTTACACATCCGCTGCTGGAGCAACACGCATCGCACGACAACGCGACGCTGCTCGTGCTGACCTCCAATCGCGGTTTGTGCGGCGGCTATAACGGCGGTCTCTGCCGGGCCACCTTTCCGCACGTCATCGACCTGAAAAAAGAGTATGGCAATCTTCGCTTGGAGATTGCCGGCAAGAAGGGGATCGGCCTGTTCCGCTCGCAGCGGAAGTTGGAAGCGGACGAGACCTTCACGCATTTTGAAGACAAGCCGCGCTACGAAGAAGTGGAAGTGATCGCCAACCGATACTTGCAAGAGTACGTCTCCGGCAAGCTTGATCGGCTGGACGTCTCCTACACCAAGTTCATCTCCAGCAGCAAGCAGATCCCAGTGATCGAAACGCTGTTGCCGCTCAGCTCGCTGGAAGGCGCCGGCGAAGAAGAGGCGACCGGCGAATCGATGTACGAGTTTATGCCGTCGGCCGAGAGCATCTTGGAAGAGGTCGTGCCGACCAGCTTCAAGGTGAAGTTGTTCAAGTGCTTCCTCGACGCCGCGGTCAGCGAACAGATCGCCCGCATGGTGGCGATGAAGTCGGCGACCGAAAACGCGTCGGACTTGATCAAGCAACTGTCGCGAGAATACAACCGCGCCCGCCAGGGTCGGATTACCAACGAAATCATGGAAATCATCGGCGGCGTCGAAGCGCTCAACAACTAA
- the hisH gene encoding imidazole glycerol phosphate synthase subunit HisH, which translates to MITIIDYQMGNLRSVQKAIEKVGHSAVISSDPKEIAQADHLILPGVGAFEDAITELRRRDMVGVIKDHIDAGKPFLGICLGLQLLFDVGYEGGEFEGLGIVPGKVVRFEVPPELKVPHMGWNQVTFRHKPPIFEGIEPQTHFYFVHSYYVVPNDEAVIAVEATYDKPFCAAIWRDNLVATQFHPEKSQASGLHVLKNFAEWTPAA; encoded by the coding sequence ATGATCACGATTATTGACTACCAGATGGGCAACCTTCGCAGTGTGCAAAAAGCGATCGAGAAGGTTGGGCACTCGGCGGTCATCAGCAGCGACCCCAAGGAGATCGCCCAGGCCGATCACTTGATCTTGCCCGGCGTTGGCGCCTTTGAGGATGCGATCACCGAGCTTCGTCGCCGCGACATGGTAGGCGTGATCAAGGATCATATCGACGCAGGCAAGCCGTTCTTGGGGATTTGCCTCGGGCTGCAGTTGCTCTTCGACGTCGGATACGAAGGGGGCGAGTTTGAAGGTCTGGGGATCGTCCCCGGCAAGGTGGTTCGCTTTGAAGTTCCGCCCGAACTGAAGGTCCCCCACATGGGTTGGAACCAGGTGACGTTCCGGCACAAGCCGCCGATCTTTGAGGGGATCGAGCCGCAGACTCACTTCTACTTCGTCCACTCTTACTACGTTGTTCCCAATGATGAGGCGGTCATCGCCGTCGAAGCGACGTATGACAAGCCGTTTTGTGCGGCGATCTGGCGCGACAATCTGGTCGCCACGCAGTTCCATCCTGAAAAGAGCCAAGCGAGCGGACTGCACGTGTTGAAGAATTTCGCCGAGTGGACTCCTGCGGCCTAG
- the atpD gene encoding F0F1 ATP synthase subunit beta: MATAIEPGQNVGRVTQVIGSTFDAEFPESSLPAIYNAVKISSEQKGVTLNLTGEVQQHLGGGRVRCVALGSTEGMMRGQDCVDLGKPVSVPVGKATLGRVFNVLGDTIDGRGPVEADDYLPIHRPAPPVAELSTSTEVFETGIKVIDLLTPFVRGGKAGLFGGAGLGKTVILTELIARIASAHGGYSVFAGVGERTREGTDLWLEMQDTAIGSTGRMVIEQTCMVFGQMNEPPGARLRVALSALTMAEHFRDATGADTLLFVDNIFRFSQAGSEVSALLGRMPSAVGYQPTLATEMGGLQERIASTKSGAITSVQAVYVPADDPTDPAPATAFGQLDAFIYLERSISEKGIYPAVDPLASSSRILDPQYVGDRHYTIARRVQTTLQRYRELQDIIAILGVDELSESDKLIVHRARRIERFLSQPFLVAEVFTGKAGEITSLDDTIRSFEEICDGKWDHLPESAFMYVGPIEQAEEQAKEMAKKGKK, from the coding sequence ATGGCGACTGCAATCGAACCGGGTCAAAATGTCGGCCGCGTTACCCAGGTGATCGGCTCTACCTTCGACGCTGAATTCCCTGAATCGAGCCTGCCGGCGATTTACAACGCCGTGAAGATCAGCAGCGAGCAGAAAGGAGTGACCCTCAACCTGACCGGCGAAGTGCAACAGCACCTGGGCGGCGGTCGCGTTCGCTGCGTCGCGCTCGGCAGCACCGAAGGGATGATGCGAGGGCAAGACTGCGTCGACCTCGGCAAGCCGGTTTCGGTTCCGGTCGGCAAAGCGACCTTGGGACGCGTCTTCAACGTGCTGGGCGACACGATCGACGGTCGCGGCCCGGTCGAAGCGGACGACTATCTGCCGATTCACCGCCCTGCTCCGCCGGTCGCCGAACTGTCGACCAGCACCGAGGTGTTTGAAACCGGTATTAAGGTGATCGACCTGCTGACCCCGTTCGTTCGCGGTGGTAAAGCGGGCCTGTTCGGCGGCGCCGGTCTCGGTAAGACCGTTATTCTGACCGAACTGATCGCTCGTATCGCGTCGGCTCACGGCGGTTACTCAGTCTTCGCAGGCGTTGGCGAACGTACCCGTGAAGGTACCGACCTCTGGCTCGAAATGCAGGACACGGCGATCGGTTCGACCGGTCGCATGGTTATCGAACAAACCTGCATGGTGTTCGGCCAGATGAACGAACCGCCGGGCGCCCGTCTTCGCGTCGCCCTGTCGGCCCTGACGATGGCGGAACACTTCCGCGACGCCACCGGCGCCGATACCCTGCTGTTCGTCGACAACATTTTCCGCTTCTCGCAAGCGGGTTCGGAAGTGTCGGCCCTTCTGGGTCGTATGCCTTCGGCCGTGGGTTACCAGCCGACGCTGGCGACCGAAATGGGCGGTCTGCAGGAACGGATCGCCTCGACCAAGTCAGGCGCCATTACCTCGGTGCAAGCCGTGTACGTTCCGGCGGACGACCCGACTGACCCGGCTCCGGCCACGGCGTTCGGTCAGCTCGACGCGTTCATTTACCTCGAACGTTCGATTTCGGAAAAGGGCATCTACCCGGCGGTCGATCCGTTGGCTTCGTCCAGCCGGATTCTCGATCCGCAGTACGTCGGCGATCGTCACTACACGATTGCCCGTCGCGTGCAAACCACGCTCCAGCGTTACCGCGAACTGCAAGACATCATCGCGATTCTCGGCGTCGACGAATTGAGCGAATCGGACAAGTTGATCGTTCACCGCGCTCGCCGCATCGAACGCTTCCTGTCGCAGCCGTTCCTCGTGGCGGAAGTCTTCACCGGCAAGGCGGGTGAAATCACCTCGCTCGACGACACGATCCGCAGCTTTGAGGAAATCTGCGACGGCAAGTGGGATCACCTGCCCGAATCGGCCTTCATGTACGTCGGCCCGATCGAGCAAGCCGAAGAGCAGGCCAAAGAAATGGCCAAGAAGGGAAAGAAGTAA
- a CDS encoding FHA domain-containing protein, whose amino-acid sequence MSWMIGRNMTAKHELHAAQSPQGAHRRPAPLSAELLIRRGRADRPSRPLDGPLFLIGSDAECDLVLGDPQFPGSYAYIFNRGSQLTLRWLGEGPELTVNGETFESGKLVDGDRIRCGPYEFQLAVTSGGGAKDNRGSLQQTIGNAQATEETAREAVKDLISQVKRNLFGGPNVTEETSSSWRRATA is encoded by the coding sequence ATGAGCTGGATGATCGGACGCAACATGACCGCGAAACACGAACTGCACGCCGCACAGTCGCCCCAAGGCGCCCACCGTCGGCCTGCCCCCCTGTCGGCTGAACTATTGATTCGTCGTGGACGAGCCGATCGGCCAAGCCGCCCCTTGGACGGGCCGCTGTTTTTGATCGGGTCGGACGCTGAGTGCGATCTGGTCCTGGGCGATCCGCAATTCCCCGGCTCGTACGCCTACATTTTCAATCGCGGCTCGCAGCTGACGCTGCGTTGGCTCGGCGAAGGCCCCGAACTGACCGTCAATGGCGAGACGTTCGAGAGCGGCAAACTGGTCGATGGCGACCGGATTCGCTGCGGTCCTTACGAGTTTCAACTCGCCGTCACCAGCGGCGGCGGCGCCAAAGACAATCGCGGCTCGCTGCAACAAACGATCGGCAACGCCCAGGCGACCGAAGAGACCGCTCGCGAAGCGGTTAAAGACCTGATCAGCCAGGTCAAACGGAACCTTTTTGGCGGCCCCAACGTAACAGAAGAAACTTCCTCCTCTTGGAGACGCGCTACCGCATGA
- the atpC gene encoding ATP synthase F1 subunit epsilon, which yields MAQLKCIVVTPEETALETTADFVALPLFDGELGIAPSHSPMIGRLGFGEMRIKSGGETTRYYIDGGFVQVAGDEVNVLTGKALPVDEVSREEAEKQLAEAMKQPTVTDELLAIRDRMVDQARAQIRVSQN from the coding sequence ATGGCGCAGCTCAAATGCATCGTCGTCACGCCCGAAGAGACGGCCCTCGAAACGACGGCCGACTTTGTGGCGTTGCCGTTGTTCGACGGGGAACTCGGGATTGCGCCGTCGCACAGCCCGATGATCGGTCGTCTGGGCTTCGGCGAAATGCGAATCAAGAGCGGCGGCGAGACGACCCGCTACTACATCGACGGCGGCTTTGTCCAAGTCGCCGGCGATGAAGTCAACGTCCTGACCGGCAAAGCTTTGCCGGTTGACGAAGTCTCGCGTGAAGAGGCCGAGAAGCAACTGGCCGAAGCGATGAAGCAGCCGACCGTCACCGACGAGCTGCTGGCGATTCGCGATCGCATGGTTGATCAGGCCCGCGCCCAAATCCGCGTCTCGCAAAACTAA